In Phyllobacterium zundukense, one DNA window encodes the following:
- a CDS encoding alpha-ketoglutarate-dependent dioxygenase AlkB family protein, giving the protein MLLLAPGIRYYPDHFDPAGQAALVEDIRAVVTEAPLYVPAMPKTGKEMSVRMTNCGSLGWVTDKEQGYRYQPTHPVTQKRWPAIPPRLLALWHEVGEFPLPPEACLVNFYSETARMGLHQDRDEQNFQAPVVSVSLGDACLFRFGGTNRNDKTQSIRLSSGDVIVLGGEGRLAFHGVDRIYPDTSTLLKSTGRINLTLRRVTAS; this is encoded by the coding sequence ATGCTCCTGCTTGCACCCGGCATTCGCTATTATCCGGATCATTTCGATCCGGCCGGACAGGCTGCGCTGGTGGAGGATATCAGGGCGGTCGTCACCGAAGCACCGCTTTACGTTCCAGCCATGCCGAAAACCGGCAAGGAAATGAGCGTGCGCATGACCAATTGCGGTTCGCTCGGCTGGGTCACCGACAAGGAACAGGGTTATCGTTATCAGCCCACGCATCCGGTGACGCAAAAGCGGTGGCCAGCCATTCCGCCGCGCCTGCTCGCGCTGTGGCACGAGGTCGGCGAGTTTCCGTTGCCGCCGGAAGCCTGCCTGGTGAATTTCTATTCGGAAACTGCAAGGATGGGCCTGCACCAGGATCGCGACGAACAGAATTTTCAGGCGCCCGTCGTTTCTGTCTCGCTCGGTGACGCCTGTCTGTTCCGCTTTGGCGGCACAAATCGCAACGACAAGACGCAGTCGATCCGGCTTTCAAGCGGAGACGTCATTGTTCTCGGCGGCGAAGGCCGCCTGGCGTTTCATGGCGTCGACCGCATCTATCCCGACACATCGACGCTTTTGAAGAGCACCGGCCGGATAAATCTCACTTTGCGGCGCGTCACAGCTTCCTGA
- the coaA gene encoding type I pantothenate kinase, with product MFKAPAVERQTEGDVVDQLAPSEFSPYRFFSAERWAEFRADTPMTLTYDEVKRLRSLGDPIDLDEVSRIYLSLSRLLSAHVEASQLLFYQRRQFLNTGDAFKTPFIIGIAGSVAVGKSTTARVLKELLARWPSSPKVDLVTTDGFLYPNEVLRTKGLMERKGFPESYDVGMVLRFLSQIKAGQRNVNAPLYSHLTYDVLPGKFQTVDAPDILIFEGINVLQVRDLPEDGKMVPFVSDFFDFSIYIDADEEQIHKWYISRFMRLRETAFKDPSSFFHRYSTISDDSALAIGESLWANINLKNLKENILPTRPRADLILRKGDNHLVEEVALRKL from the coding sequence ATGTTTAAAGCACCGGCAGTCGAACGACAGACAGAAGGGGATGTCGTGGATCAATTGGCACCCAGCGAGTTTTCGCCCTACCGGTTCTTCAGTGCCGAGCGGTGGGCAGAATTTCGTGCTGACACGCCAATGACGCTGACTTATGACGAGGTCAAGCGGCTGCGTTCTTTGGGCGATCCGATCGATCTCGATGAGGTGAGCCGGATCTACCTTTCGCTGTCACGGCTGCTTTCCGCTCATGTGGAGGCGAGCCAGCTTCTGTTCTATCAACGCCGGCAATTCCTCAACACCGGCGACGCCTTCAAGACACCCTTCATTATCGGCATTGCGGGGTCGGTTGCTGTCGGCAAGTCTACCACCGCCCGTGTACTGAAAGAGCTTCTGGCCCGCTGGCCGTCGAGCCCGAAGGTAGATCTGGTGACCACTGACGGGTTCCTCTATCCGAATGAGGTTCTGCGCACCAAGGGCCTGATGGAGCGCAAGGGTTTTCCCGAGAGCTATGATGTCGGCATGGTCCTGCGCTTCCTGTCGCAGATCAAGGCCGGCCAGCGCAACGTCAACGCACCGCTCTATTCGCACCTGACCTACGATGTGCTGCCGGGTAAATTCCAGACGGTCGATGCACCCGATATCCTGATCTTTGAAGGGATCAACGTGCTTCAGGTCCGCGATCTGCCTGAAGATGGCAAGATGGTGCCTTTCGTTTCGGATTTCTTCGATTTCTCGATCTATATCGATGCGGATGAAGAGCAGATTCACAAATGGTACATCAGCCGCTTCATGCGGCTGCGTGAAACGGCGTTCAAGGACCCGAGCTCGTTCTTCCATCGTTATTCGACGATTTCCGATGATTCCGCGCTCGCCATCGGCGAAAGCCTCTGGGCGAATATCAATCTGAAGAACCTCAAGGAAAACATCCTGCCGACACGGCCTCGTGCCGATCTGATCCTGCGCAAGGGTGACAACCACCTCGTCGAGGAAGTCGCGCTCAGGAAGCTGTGA
- a CDS encoding phosphoribosyl-ATP diphosphatase: protein MTAFTLADLERIVAERAASADLKSYTASLYAKGIGKASQKLGEEAVETVIAAVSGDRQGVVSESADLLYHLLVVLGISGIKLEEVLEELDRRTAQTGLEEKAARGHD, encoded by the coding sequence ATGACTGCATTCACCCTCGCCGATCTCGAGCGCATCGTGGCGGAACGCGCCGCGTCGGCAGACCTCAAATCCTATACTGCCAGCCTCTACGCCAAGGGTATTGGCAAGGCCAGCCAGAAGCTGGGTGAAGAGGCGGTTGAAACCGTCATTGCCGCCGTCTCCGGCGACAGGCAGGGCGTTGTTTCCGAAAGCGCCGATTTGCTCTATCATCTGCTGGTCGTTCTCGGGATTTCCGGCATCAAGCTTGAGGAAGTCCTCGAGGAACTCGACCGGCGAACGGCGCAGACCGGCCTTGAAGAAAAAGCCGCGCGAGGACATGACTGA
- the hisF gene encoding imidazole glycerol phosphate synthase subunit HisF has product MTLKARVIPCLDVKDGRVVKGVNFVDLIDAGDPVEAAKAYDAAGADELCFLDITASSDNRETIFDVVARTAEQCFMPLTVGGGVRTVADIRKLLLAGADKVSINTAAVNNPEFIAEAADKFGNQCIVVAIDAKKVSSPGETDRWEIFTHGGRQATGIDAVEFARKVVDLGAGEILLTSMDRDGSKIGYDIPVTRAIADAVRVPVIASGGVGNLDHMVEGILEGHASAVLAASIFHFGTYTIAQAKAHMAAAGIPMRLDPVR; this is encoded by the coding sequence ATGACCCTGAAAGCCCGTGTCATACCCTGTCTCGACGTGAAAGACGGCCGTGTCGTCAAGGGCGTCAATTTCGTTGATCTCATCGATGCCGGCGATCCTGTCGAGGCGGCGAAAGCCTATGATGCGGCGGGTGCAGACGAGCTCTGCTTTCTCGATATCACTGCCTCCTCCGACAATCGCGAGACGATTTTCGACGTGGTTGCCCGTACTGCCGAACAATGTTTCATGCCGCTGACCGTCGGCGGCGGTGTGCGTACGGTTGCCGATATCCGCAAGCTGCTCCTCGCTGGCGCCGACAAGGTGTCGATCAACACCGCTGCGGTGAACAACCCCGAGTTTATCGCCGAAGCGGCCGACAAGTTCGGCAATCAATGCATTGTCGTCGCCATCGACGCCAAAAAGGTTTCGAGCCCAGGCGAGACCGATCGCTGGGAGATTTTCACCCACGGCGGCAGGCAGGCGACCGGCATCGACGCGGTGGAGTTCGCGCGCAAGGTAGTCGATCTCGGAGCCGGGGAAATACTGCTGACCTCGATGGACCGGGATGGCTCGAAGATCGGCTACGATATTCCGGTGACACGCGCCATCGCCGATGCAGTCCGTGTGCCAGTGATAGCATCGGGCGGTGTCGGCAATCTGGACCACATGGTCGAGGGGATTCTCGAGGGTCACGCTTCGGCCGTGCTGGCGGCGTCGATCTTCCACTTTGGCACCTATACGATCGCGCAAGCGAAAGCCCACATGGCCGCGGCGGGTATTCCGATGCGCCTTGACCCTGTCCGCTGA
- the hisA gene encoding 1-(5-phosphoribosyl)-5-[(5-phosphoribosylamino)methylideneamino]imidazole-4-carboxamide isomerase, whose protein sequence is MILFPAIDLKDGQCVRLKLGDMDQATVYNADPAAQAKAFEAQGFEWLHVVDLNGAFAGQSVNGAAVEAILNATKNPVQLGGGIRTLDHIEDWLAKGLSRVILGTVAVRDPALVVEACKRFPGKVAVGIDAKGGKVAVEGWAEASTLGVVELAKQFEGAGVAAIIYTDIDRDGVLAGINWESTLQLAEAVSIPVIASGGLASIADIVRMTMPDAKKLEGAISGRALYDGRIDPAEALQVLREARERAA, encoded by the coding sequence GTGATCCTGTTTCCAGCAATCGATCTGAAAGACGGCCAGTGTGTGCGCCTCAAGCTTGGCGATATGGATCAGGCCACGGTCTATAATGCCGATCCAGCTGCACAGGCCAAAGCTTTTGAGGCTCAAGGTTTTGAGTGGCTGCATGTGGTTGATCTGAACGGTGCCTTTGCCGGTCAGTCAGTCAACGGCGCTGCGGTTGAGGCGATCCTCAATGCCACGAAAAATCCTGTACAGCTTGGCGGCGGTATCCGCACGCTCGATCATATCGAGGACTGGCTGGCAAAGGGGCTCTCCCGCGTCATTCTTGGGACGGTGGCCGTGCGCGATCCGGCGCTGGTCGTCGAGGCCTGCAAGCGCTTTCCCGGCAAGGTGGCTGTTGGTATCGACGCCAAGGGCGGCAAGGTTGCCGTCGAAGGCTGGGCGGAAGCTTCGACACTCGGCGTTGTCGAACTGGCGAAGCAGTTTGAAGGCGCTGGTGTCGCTGCGATCATCTATACGGATATCGATCGCGACGGCGTACTCGCAGGCATCAACTGGGAATCGACGCTGCAACTGGCCGAGGCGGTCTCCATCCCGGTCATCGCGTCGGGCGGCCTTGCCTCGATCGCCGATATCGTCCGCATGACCATGCCGGATGCGAAGAAGCTTGAAGGCGCGATCTCCGGCCGCGCGCTTTATGATGGCCGGATCGACCCAGCGGAAGCGCTGCAGGTCCTCCGCGAAGCACGGGAGCGCGCCGCATGA
- the hisH gene encoding imidazole glycerol phosphate synthase subunit HisH: protein MRVAIIDYGSGNLRSATKAFERAARESGINATIDLTDDAEHVRNADRIVLPGVGAYADCRRGLHAVEGMVEAIHEVAVEKARPFLGICVGMQLMSSRGLEKTISTGFDWIKGDVREMVPSDPALKIPQIGWNTLRLTRPHPLFDGIETGPQGLHAYFVHSYFLDAEIENDVVAVTDYGGTVTAAVANDNMAGTQFHPEKSQALGLALIANFLRWNP, encoded by the coding sequence ATGCGCGTTGCCATCATCGACTATGGTTCGGGCAATCTGCGTTCGGCTACCAAGGCTTTCGAGCGCGCGGCGCGGGAAAGCGGGATCAATGCGACGATCGATTTGACCGACGACGCGGAGCACGTCCGTAACGCCGACCGCATAGTCCTGCCGGGCGTCGGAGCCTATGCCGATTGCCGCCGCGGGCTTCATGCTGTCGAAGGAATGGTCGAAGCCATTCATGAAGTGGCGGTGGAAAAGGCACGGCCATTCCTTGGCATCTGCGTTGGCATGCAGCTCATGTCGTCGCGCGGACTGGAAAAGACCATTTCAACCGGCTTTGACTGGATCAAGGGCGATGTCCGTGAGATGGTGCCATCCGACCCGGCGCTGAAGATTCCGCAGATTGGCTGGAACACTCTCCGTCTCACTCGTCCGCATCCGCTGTTCGATGGGATCGAGACAGGACCGCAGGGTCTGCACGCCTATTTCGTCCATTCCTATTTTCTCGATGCCGAGATCGAAAATGACGTGGTGGCGGTCACCGACTATGGCGGGACGGTTACCGCTGCCGTAGCCAACGACAATATGGCCGGGACGCAATTTCACCCGGAAAAGAGCCAGGCCCTCGGCCTTGCCCTCATCGCCAATTTTCTGAGGTGGAATCCGTGA
- a CDS encoding DUF2628 domain-containing protein encodes MASFLVLAPRSQNGQRDDDRTVFIRDGFAVLAFVLPVPWLLVHRLWFEAVLVLGLTIVISVVGDSTGHDDMAAFVTVLLSLLVGFEANNWRAAALERRGCEQIAVVDARNADDAETIWFLGPNIAAVALPSTPASLISDMPPSLPAAARKQALGGMVGLVSLRGEH; translated from the coding sequence ATGGCCAGTTTTCTTGTATTGGCGCCGCGGTCGCAGAACGGCCAGCGTGACGACGACCGCACTGTTTTCATCCGGGATGGTTTTGCCGTCCTCGCTTTCGTCCTGCCTGTCCCCTGGCTGCTGGTGCACCGGCTATGGTTCGAGGCAGTGCTGGTTCTCGGATTAACGATTGTTATTTCTGTCGTGGGCGATTCTACCGGTCATGATGATATGGCGGCGTTCGTCACGGTGCTGCTTTCGCTTCTGGTGGGTTTCGAGGCGAACAACTGGCGGGCGGCAGCGCTGGAACGGCGCGGCTGCGAACAAATCGCGGTTGTCGATGCGCGCAATGCGGATGATGCTGAAACAATCTGGTTCCTCGGACCGAATATTGCGGCCGTTGCGCTACCTTCGACCCCTGCAAGCCTTATATCTGATATGCCGCCTTCGCTTCCGGCCGCCGCCCGCAAGCAGGCACTTGGCGGTATGGTCGGGCTAGTGAGCCTCCGGGGAGAGCATTAG
- the hisB gene encoding imidazoleglycerol-phosphate dehydratase HisB codes for MTSVSIRTAKIERSTKETSIAVSVNLDGTGTFNISTGVGFFDHMLEQLSRHSLIDMDIKAKGDLHIDDHHTVEDTGIAIGQAVAKALGDRRGINRYASLDLAMDETLTRAALDVSGRPFLVWQVEFSAAKIGTFDTELVREFFQALAQNAGITLHVSNLYGANNHHIAETCFKAVARTLRCAIETDPRQKDAIPSTKGTLNG; via the coding sequence ATGACAAGCGTCAGTATACGCACCGCGAAGATCGAGCGCAGCACCAAGGAAACCAGCATTGCCGTTTCGGTTAATCTGGATGGCACGGGCACGTTCAACATATCTACGGGCGTCGGCTTTTTCGACCATATGCTGGAGCAGCTCTCCCGCCATTCATTGATCGACATGGACATCAAGGCCAAGGGTGATCTGCATATCGATGACCACCACACGGTCGAGGACACGGGCATCGCCATCGGCCAGGCCGTCGCCAAGGCACTTGGCGATCGCCGCGGTATCAATCGCTATGCCTCGCTCGATCTCGCCATGGATGAGACGCTGACGCGGGCCGCACTCGACGTTTCGGGCCGGCCGTTCCTTGTCTGGCAGGTTGAGTTTTCGGCGGCGAAGATCGGTACATTCGATACGGAACTGGTGCGGGAATTCTTCCAGGCGCTGGCACAAAATGCCGGCATCACCCTGCATGTGTCGAACCTCTATGGTGCCAACAATCACCACATCGCCGAGACTTGTTTCAAGGCGGTTGCACGCACGTTACGCTGCGCCATAGAGACTGATCCACGTCAGAAGGATGCCATTCCTTCGACAAAGGGCACGCTGAACGGCTGA
- the hslV gene encoding ATP-dependent protease subunit HslV — translation MQDHNPSTMYGTTIVTVRKNGKVVIAGDGQVSLGNTVMKGNARKVRRIGKGNVIAGFAGATADAFTLLERLESKLEQYPDQLMRACVELAKDWRTDRYLRRLEAMMLVADKSVTLALTGTGDVLEPEHGLMAIGSGGNYALAAARALADMDLSAEEIARRSMQIAADICIYTNTNVTLESLDAE, via the coding sequence ATGCAAGACCATAATCCCTCCACCATGTATGGGACCACCATTGTAACCGTCCGCAAGAACGGGAAAGTGGTAATTGCCGGCGACGGACAGGTCAGCCTTGGCAATACCGTCATGAAAGGCAATGCCCGCAAGGTACGCCGCATCGGCAAAGGCAATGTCATCGCCGGATTTGCCGGCGCAACGGCCGACGCCTTCACCCTGCTCGAGCGGCTTGAAAGCAAACTCGAACAATATCCCGATCAGCTGATGCGTGCCTGTGTAGAGCTTGCCAAGGACTGGCGGACGGACCGCTATCTGCGCCGTCTCGAAGCGATGATGCTCGTCGCCGACAAATCGGTGACGCTTGCCCTGACCGGCACTGGCGATGTGCTAGAGCCTGAACATGGTTTGATGGCCATCGGCTCCGGCGGCAATTACGCGCTGGCCGCTGCACGCGCGCTGGCCGATATGGACCTGAGCGCCGAAGAGATCGCCCGCCGCTCCATGCAGATCGCCGCCGACATCTGTATCTATACCAATACGAACGTCACACTCGAGAGCCTCGATGCCGAATGA
- a CDS encoding GNAT family N-acetyltransferase, producing the protein MPNEPIYRYGFIPVEPRHLSMISDWLAEPHVAKWWGKDPEEEMASIMEHMDSVSVEPFIIMLGDEAIGYLQTYDPHLEDDHPYQDQPTGTLGLDQFIGEPDLIGQGHGPRLLDEFVSLLFEEGVPRVIVDPDPANEQAIKAYKKAGFIAFDTRTSIYGPALLMARDNPEQWPEFGQDEVRLQ; encoded by the coding sequence ATGCCGAATGAGCCGATCTATCGCTACGGCTTCATCCCGGTCGAGCCCCGCCATCTGAGCATGATTTCGGATTGGCTGGCAGAACCGCATGTGGCGAAGTGGTGGGGCAAGGATCCGGAGGAGGAGATGGCATCGATCATGGAACACATGGACAGCGTCTCGGTCGAGCCTTTCATCATCATGCTTGGTGACGAGGCCATCGGATATCTGCAGACCTACGATCCGCATCTGGAAGATGACCATCCCTACCAGGACCAACCAACCGGCACGCTCGGACTTGACCAGTTCATCGGCGAGCCCGATCTGATCGGCCAGGGCCATGGACCCCGTCTGCTTGACGAGTTCGTGTCGCTGCTGTTCGAAGAAGGTGTGCCGCGCGTGATCGTCGATCCGGATCCCGCCAATGAGCAGGCGATCAAGGCATATAAGAAAGCGGGTTTCATTGCTTTCGATACCCGCACATCCATTTATGGTCCCGCCCTTTTGATGGCGCGGGATAATCCTGAACAATGGCCCGAATTTGGGCAAGATGAAGTGAGACTGCAATGA
- the hslU gene encoding ATP-dependent protease ATPase subunit HslU: MTTFSPREIVSELDRYIIGQNDAKRAVAIALRNRWRRQQLEGQMREEVMPKNILMIGPTGVGKTEISRRLAKLAGAPFIKVEATKFTEVGYVGRDVEQIIRDLVEVAIGLVREKKREEVKAKAHVNAEERVLDALVGKTASPATRDSFRKKLRDGLIDDKEIEVEIADSGSGMPNFELPGMPGANIGVLNLSDMLGKAMGGRTKTVKTTVKESYSVLINDESDKLLDQDQITQEALRSAEDDGIVFLDEIDKIAARDGGVGAGVSREGVQRDLLPLVEGTTVATKYGPIKTDHILFIASGAFHVSKPSDLLPELQGRLPIRVELSALTRDDMRRILTEPEASLLKQYIALMATEEVTLNITDDAIDALADIAVDLNSTVENIGARRLQTVMERVLDDISFNAPDKSGAEHTIDAKYVRETVGDLAKNADLSRFIL, from the coding sequence ATGACAACATTTTCCCCCCGCGAGATCGTCTCTGAGCTCGACCGCTACATTATCGGCCAGAATGATGCGAAACGCGCCGTCGCCATCGCGTTGCGCAACCGCTGGCGCCGCCAGCAGCTGGAAGGCCAGATGCGCGAAGAGGTAATGCCAAAGAACATCCTGATGATCGGACCGACCGGCGTAGGCAAGACGGAAATCTCCCGCCGCCTGGCCAAGCTTGCCGGTGCTCCGTTCATCAAGGTGGAAGCGACCAAATTTACTGAAGTCGGTTATGTCGGGCGTGATGTCGAGCAGATCATTCGCGATCTGGTCGAAGTCGCTATCGGCCTCGTGCGCGAAAAGAAGCGCGAAGAGGTTAAGGCCAAGGCTCATGTCAACGCGGAAGAGCGTGTTCTCGATGCGCTGGTCGGCAAGACAGCGAGCCCCGCGACGCGCGACAGTTTCCGCAAGAAACTGCGCGACGGGCTGATCGACGACAAGGAAATCGAAGTCGAGATTGCCGATAGCGGTTCGGGCATGCCCAATTTCGAACTTCCGGGGATGCCGGGCGCCAATATTGGTGTACTCAATCTCAGCGACATGTTGGGCAAGGCCATGGGCGGGCGAACCAAGACCGTGAAAACCACGGTGAAGGAGTCCTATTCCGTGCTCATCAATGACGAGTCGGACAAGCTGCTCGATCAGGACCAGATCACCCAGGAAGCGCTGCGCTCGGCCGAGGATGACGGCATCGTCTTCCTCGACGAGATCGACAAGATCGCCGCGCGAGACGGCGGCGTGGGTGCTGGCGTATCACGCGAAGGCGTGCAGCGCGACTTGCTGCCATTGGTGGAGGGAACGACCGTCGCGACCAAATACGGTCCGATCAAGACCGACCACATCCTGTTCATCGCGTCAGGCGCTTTCCATGTTTCCAAACCGTCAGACCTCCTGCCGGAATTGCAGGGACGCCTGCCGATCCGCGTCGAGCTCAGCGCCCTGACCCGCGATGACATGCGCCGAATCCTGACCGAGCCGGAAGCCAGCCTGCTGAAGCAGTATATCGCATTGATGGCGACCGAGGAGGTCACGCTCAACATCACTGACGATGCGATCGATGCCCTGGCAGATATCGCAGTCGACCTCAACTCGACGGTGGAGAATATCGGTGCAAGGCGTTTGCAGACCGTGATGGAACGTGTACTCGACGACATTTCGTTCAATGCACCCGACAAATCCGGTGCCGAACACACAATCGACGCCAAATATGTACGCGAGACTGTCGGCGACCTTGCCAAGAACGCGGATTTGTCGCGCTTCATACTCTAG
- a CDS encoding DUF1402 family protein, producing MKRHLILFATSCFLLSALQPAAAVTVVPEGNRNESQPGVPAASAKRTREMNTTYEAKYQKIYNLLKTDSKLRSKIASVARTYGIDPVHIVGALVGEHTYNVDAYDRLQTYYVKAISYVQQGLSFDYQGETIGDFVKRPQFSACAQFKDSLRLWTCREDVWEQDFRGKTVGGKRFPDNRFSAVFFQPFYAGQSFGLGQLSPLIALQMTDMVSRYSGLPKLDADHAADVYKTIMDPDLTLPYMAAALKHSIDVYRRVADFDISGNPGITATLYNTGGPDGRARALADANAARLANGEEPLLPEENYYGWLVNEKIDQLRALF from the coding sequence ATGAAACGCCACCTGATCCTTTTCGCGACGAGTTGTTTTTTGCTCTCAGCTTTGCAACCGGCAGCGGCCGTAACTGTCGTACCGGAAGGCAATCGCAATGAGAGCCAGCCCGGCGTTCCCGCCGCTTCCGCCAAGCGGACGCGCGAGATGAACACCACCTATGAAGCGAAATATCAGAAGATCTACAATCTGCTGAAAACTGATTCCAAGCTGCGATCGAAGATTGCCAGCGTTGCCCGTACCTACGGGATCGATCCTGTTCACATTGTCGGCGCCCTTGTTGGCGAACACACCTACAATGTCGATGCCTATGACCGCCTGCAGACCTACTACGTCAAGGCCATTTCCTACGTCCAGCAAGGCCTGAGCTTCGACTACCAGGGCGAGACCATTGGCGATTTTGTCAAACGGCCGCAGTTTTCAGCCTGCGCGCAGTTCAAGGACAGCCTGCGCCTATGGACCTGCCGTGAGGATGTCTGGGAACAGGATTTCCGGGGTAAGACGGTTGGGGGCAAGCGCTTTCCAGACAATCGTTTCAGCGCCGTATTCTTCCAGCCTTTCTACGCGGGGCAGAGTTTTGGCCTTGGCCAGCTTAGTCCCCTGATCGCACTGCAGATGACTGACATGGTAAGTCGCTATTCGGGACTGCCGAAGCTCGATGCCGACCATGCGGCGGATGTTTACAAGACGATCATGGATCCCGACCTGACGCTGCCCTATATGGCAGCAGCGCTAAAACATTCGATCGATGTCTACCGCCGCGTTGCCGACTTCGATATCTCGGGAAATCCGGGTATCACCGCAACCCTTTACAATACGGGCGGCCCCGATGGGCGTGCGCGTGCGCTGGCCGATGCCAATGCTGCTCGCTTGGCCAATGGTGAAGAGCCGCTATTACCGGAAGAGAATTATTATGGCTGGCTGGTCAATGAGAAAATCGACCAGCTTCGGGCGCTTTTCTGA
- a CDS encoding helix-turn-helix domain-containing protein produces the protein MTPFGEKLRDLRAERSISQKDMAKAIGVSAAYLSALEHGKRGQPTWDKLQRIIQYFNIIWDEAEELQRLAMISDPRITIDTAGLSPAATELANLLAARIGEIDTDMAKSLIQKLKTLPEKRKR, from the coding sequence ATGACCCCGTTTGGCGAAAAACTCCGTGACCTGCGCGCCGAACGCAGCATTTCGCAAAAGGACATGGCCAAGGCAATCGGCGTGTCTGCGGCCTATCTCTCAGCACTGGAACACGGAAAACGTGGTCAACCGACGTGGGACAAGTTGCAGCGCATTATCCAGTATTTCAATATTATCTGGGACGAGGCGGAAGAGCTGCAGCGATTGGCTATGATATCGGACCCCCGTATCACCATCGATACGGCCGGTCTTTCACCTGCAGCGACGGAACTTGCCAACCTGCTGGCCGCAAGAATCGGCGAAATTGACACAGACATGGCCAAGAGCTTGATCCAGAAGCTGAAAACCTTACCGGAAAAACGCAAACGCTAA
- a CDS encoding Smr/MutS family protein, with product MKKKALGGFATLEDRILWETVAKSARPLKGKEKPTFLIDERQEQKALHLSAPESTRPVPSAISDVKPAQPQRLHPIDRPTHKKIAKGRVVIEARIDLHGLTQSEAYGLLLGFLQRAHLRKLRHVLVITGKGSSFGSDGVLRQAVPLWFATPSFRILVNGYEDAARNHGGTGAIYVRMRRSPEAP from the coding sequence ATGAAGAAGAAGGCGCTAGGCGGATTCGCCACTCTGGAGGACAGGATTCTCTGGGAGACTGTTGCCAAATCCGCAAGGCCGCTGAAGGGCAAGGAAAAGCCAACCTTTTTGATCGATGAACGACAAGAACAGAAGGCACTTCACCTATCGGCGCCAGAAAGCACCAGGCCGGTCCCATCGGCGATTTCCGATGTAAAACCGGCTCAACCGCAGCGTCTGCATCCGATCGACCGCCCGACGCACAAGAAAATCGCAAAGGGCCGCGTCGTTATCGAAGCCAGAATCGATCTGCACGGACTCACCCAAAGCGAAGCCTATGGCCTCCTCCTCGGTTTCCTGCAGCGCGCGCATCTGCGAAAGCTGCGCCATGTTCTTGTCATCACCGGCAAGGGATCTTCTTTTGGTAGCGACGGTGTGTTGCGTCAGGCCGTGCCTCTATGGTTTGCGACGCCGTCGTTCCGCATTCTGGTCAATGGCTATGAGGATGCAGCGCGCAACCATGGCGGTACGGGCGCGATTTATGTCCGCATGCGCCGGTCGCCGGAGGCGCCATGA